The Rhinolophus ferrumequinum isolate MPI-CBG mRhiFer1 chromosome 6, mRhiFer1_v1.p, whole genome shotgun sequence genome has a window encoding:
- the LOC117023152 gene encoding olfactory receptor 4K2, with protein MDVANKSTVSEFVLMGLSDSWELQMCFFIVFSLFYAATVVGNSLIIIAAVADSHLHSPMYFLLTNLSIIDMSLASFATPKMITDYLTGNKTISFDGCITQIFFLHLFTGTEIILLMVMSFDRYIAICKPLRYASIISPQVCIALVVASWVVGVMHSMSQVIFALTLPFCGPNDIDSFFCDLPVVFQLACVETYVLGFFMISTSGIIALSSFILLFNSYVVILVTIKNHSSKGSSKALSTCTAHFIVVFMFFGPCIFVYMWPLSSFLVDKILSVFYMIFTPIMNPVIYTLRNQEVKTAMRKLKNRLLNSRKATPLHYF; from the coding sequence ATGGATGTGGCCAATAAATCTActgtttctgaatttgttttgatGGGACTCTCTGATTCCTGGGAACTACAAATGTGTTTCTTCAtagtgttttcattgttttatgcaGCAACGGTTGTGGGTAATAGCCTCATAATCATCGCAGCTGTAGCTGACTCTCACCTGCACTCACCTATGTATTTCTTGCTCACCAACCTTTCCATCATTGATATGTCTCTTGCTTCCTTTGCCACCCCCAAGATGATTACAGACTACCTCACTGGAAACAAAACCATCTCCTTTGATGGTTGCATTACTCAGATATTTTTTCTACACCTTTTTACTGGTACGGAGATAATTTTACTTATGGTTATGTCCTTTGATAGGTATATTGCAATATGTAAGCCTCTCCGCTATGCTTCAATTATAAGTCCCCAGGTGTGCATTGCCCTCGTGGTGGCATCCTGGGTTGTGGGAGTCATGCATTCAATGAGTCAGGTCATATTTGCTCTCACGTTACCATTCTGTGGTCCCAATGACATAGACAGCTTTTTCTGTGACCTTCCTGTGGTATTCCAGTTGGCTTGTGTGGAAACCTATGTCCTAGGCTTCTTTATGATCTCAACAAGTGGCATAATTGCTTTGTcctcctttattcttttattcaattcTTATGTCGTCATCCTGGTTACTATCAAGAATCATTCTTCGAAAGGGTCATCTAAGGCCCTTTCTACCTGCACAGctcatttcattgttgttttcatgttCTTTGGGCCCTGCATCTTTGTCTACATGTGGCCACTAAGCAGTTTTCTAGTAGATAAGATCCTGTCTGTGTTTTATATGATCTTTACTCCCATTATGAATCCAGTAATCTATACTTTGAGGAATCAAGAAGTGAAGACAgccatgaggaaactgaaaaataggcTCCTAAATTCCAGGAAGGCAACTCCTTtgcattatttttag